The stretch of DNA CTGAAGAGCTGTACTTCCCAAACCTTTTGTATGATTTGGACTTGAATATCACCAAGTTGAAACAGTGTCCGATTAAAAGTTTACGTTCACTAAATAACTCTATAAGTTTTGTTAAAGAAGACCAGAATAATGTCAGTGACGAACCATTCCTGTAATGGCTACATCTGTTGTTGGAAAGATTTTGCCATCCCAACTTTATATGtttcgcaaaaaaaaaaaaaaaaaactgctaggAGGTTTGCTATTAGAGTCCGTTCACACCAGTAAAATCTGACTTATTTTCTATGGACAGGTCTTGCAGACTTGTTGTCACAATAAACACACGAACAGTCAGGCAATCAGCTGACCGACTCCAACTAAAATGCAACCCTGCCTTGCCCAAAACAACAAAAGTCTCCGTTCTTTTTAGGTTTCCGTACATGCTCCAAGCTAATTAAGTGTGTTTGCAGTTTAGTTACACATAGGGCATTAAATAAATCACTGATACTGCCTGGTGGGCCATCTGCAAAGCACTGAGCCTTAGATTGAGACAGTGTAATGCTGTTTCAGTTCAAAAATAAAAGGTTGTGGTCTCCCCCTTGTGGGGGGAAAACAATCTGCAAACTGCTTTTCCTGATGGCATCTCCTGTTCCAGCAGTTCAGCAGCGGCTGAATCCTTAAAGCGGACAAAAACAGTAGAAAGCATTGTGTAAGTGAGGGTAAAACTCTGAGGAAAACTCAAACCTGCAGGCGATCTAATGACacacaagcttattacaagtaTATTGTCTCAGTCATGACATGTAAGATGGACTTCTCTTGACTGTAATAAGCACACTGAGTAATTACTCACAGTGCAAGATTGAAAGAGCATGCAATGAGCAAATGTAGGAACTCTGTTTGGAATCCATCACACTTTGCTGTATCTGGGGAGACTTTTACAAATAGAAATTTGGACCTTTACTCCTTCAAAAGtgctgaatatcttcaatatttCTAGATTACTTGAATTGAACAGCCCCTTTCAATTCCTACCACACCACCTCATCATGCTTTCGCAAAATATTTTGTTGTCGATTTGTATTTTCACCAAACCTCTCCTTAGCTTGTGTTCACTGACTGCTTGAAATATCTTTAATCTTGAATTCATTGCTGTTATTGGAAGTCGTCCGAGCTCTCAGGTGGCACAACCATGACACACCCGCTTCACAGTTCAACTCAGTGAGCTGGATTCATTCACCTCACACAAATATACATCATGGGCAATTCCGGGGTTCAGTATCACAACTATGGAGACTTTGACACGAACCCCCTTACacgttcagtttttttttttttttaattattattctgaacgaacaaaaagaaaactccagacAGTTGCACATTTAATCTTGAGCGCTTTTTAAAATATCTTTCAGGATTCCACATTGTGCCCTGAGGTTGTAGAAAATCTGACTTATTTTGGATGGATTAACACCCAGGTAATTAGAAATTCTGTTGGACCTTTCTCCAACCCTATAATGCTTCCTCTAAGATGATCTGAACATTTTGATCACAGGATAGTTCACGAAATCTTCTCCCTTGAGAAGTGCAGGCTTTATTAATATTTGAATATCCCACAATGCACATGTCAAATTAAATCTTCATCACTGGAGCAACTGCAGCAAGCAGCCCTTGGGAAATCTGATTCACATGGAGGTTCACATACTTTTCCCACCGTGAATGATAAATCAGTGTATTCAAGAAAGACATTAAAACCAAAACTCTTCGTGTATTGGCAGTTTAGTCAGATTTAATTGGTCTATAACTGTGGCAAGGACCTGGCATTATTTTATGACCAATCAATACAGAATCCTGGTCTTTCTAAAGAGTTCAAAACGTTTCTTTGCAACTGGAAATACAACCATTTCTATGTTCTCCTTACTCTTGGCCAAAATAATCATTAGAGATCAAAGTTAACATTACTCATCAAGCTTCAgactatgagaaaaaaaaagtagaccCGACTACACTTGAACAATCGTGAGCTACACACAAATTATTGAGAGGTCTTTTCCGTGGTATTTCCCTCTTCCTTTGGAATTTAAATATATTCTTTCAGAAGCAGTTTGCTAACTTGTAGAATTTTTTTTGAgtctttgatattttctgacACAATCATAATCTCGTTAATACGAGCTACCTGTAACTTGTTGAAATAGGTGATTATGGTTCATTTGTCCTCATAATTTGACCGTTATTTCCTTGGTTGAAGGTGTTACAACGTTGCTCTTGGATTATGTTGACctccaaaaaacacacacacacacacacacacgcatacgtgcacacgcacattaTGTCTCACATGAAAGACCAGCAGCTGATGCCGAGAGTTTCACgagtggacaaaaatgttgtGTTTAGGGCTGCAGGGTTTCACGGTAATTACTCCACTTCAGTAGGTTTAAACATGAGTCTCTAACCCGTGACGgtcatgaggttttttttttttgtgtgtgtgttgccccTCTCTGCTCTCCAACACACCGCAGCTAGATACTTGGGAAGTGAAGTAACTCAGACCTCCGTGGACCCAGTCTTTCTGAGGAGGGATTCCAACCAGAGGAAGCGTTCTCTGCTGTCCAAATATCCAGTTTGGTAAGAAAACGGCCTGTTTGTCTTACTTTTACCCATCAAATGTAGCAAGTATACGATATGGTTTTGTATTTAAAAGCCAAAAGAAATCGCTTTTCATACTTCAGATCAGAAAACAGCCTGCTGCAGTGGGCTGCCTGTAGAAGCTTTAAATCTCCACCACAGCAGGTGTTTGTGTTGGGGGAGTGGAGCCACTTTGCACGACTGATAACTCTTTTTGGAGCTTGTGTTTCCACACGTTTACTTTCTGTATCGCTTTACAACGTTTTGGCTCGTTTGACGGCGTAGATATTGTTGCTCGAGTTCCACAGGCGACTCTATAGTATTGCTACTTGACTACCTCTtctatgttatttgaaaaacaaGGTTCGAAGGAAATGTTCGGATTCGGGTTACATTACAATACACCAGGGGTTTGATCTTCCCCGCAAAGAAGGTttggaagggaaaaaaaagaaggaagaaaccagtcactccatcttttttttttgctttgttcagTTGTAATTCCTGGATGCCCTTAGGATCGTGATTGTTGTTTAATCCCATAAAAATTTAGCAAGTGAGCCAAGATAACCACATGTTGCTATTTGACAAGTCCAGACTGAATTAAAAAGCTTCTACATGAATGGTCTGTTTTAAGGTATCTGTTAGATCTCGTCTTGTGAAAAACCTGCCAAATTCCCTCAGAATTGATGTATCTTAGATCTCCAACCACATCACAAGCATTTAGGTTACTCTTTTGATTCTAACTAACAGAATATATCCCCACCTTGATTCATTTGAAACAGCTTGAAGCCCCCTTAGGGAGGCCTGCCTCTCACTTTAAAAGCCTTTGCAATAGACTATGTAAGGACCACTTCTGTTGGCCaatgaacattttttaaaaggATAATAACAGTTTAACCGTGCATCACCCTGTGGTGGCTACTTGTGTGTAGACAGCATTTGGCTGGCATGCTTAATCACTGAAATAATAAAgatgaaatagtttttttttttttttaaagtccttGTTTCTAACATAATTGCCTGTTGACTTCAGCTTGATGTTGTGCAATCGTACAGACGGGATGCCTCGTGGAGACTTCAACATCTATTTTGCCAGCGGCCGAAGAGGAAATGTCAGAGCTGAGGAGTAAGCAGCATATTATCTTTTGAAATCAGGGTTGTAAAGTGGAGTCGTTTCCACCTGCAGGCTTCACCCACCACCCTACTGTAACATAAAGCTTTTGGTGCTCTGATAGTCTAACAGGTTTGCTCACACCTCTGGCATATATTGTGCTGAAAACTACGTGTGACAGTCACGCTGTAGGCCTAAACTAACAGTGAATCGGGTTGTGCTTCCCAGGGCAGTGGGCATAGCTCTCCTGGTGCTCATCCTTGCAGCCCTCCTCATCCTGGGCTGTTGGTACTTTAAGAAGAGGAGTGGCTACAAAATAATCAGGGTGAGACCATCACACTTCATTTTAACAAAGCAAACCACGTCATAGTTTGTTGGTGAAGGATTTCTTTGTCTTTCGAACACATCAAGGAAGGTTTGTTATTGTTTAAAAAATCTCAATCTTACAAAGTTCAACGTTTCTCTTTGGGTGTATTCTCTCATTGAGTTCTTCTCTTTTCCCACATTACATTGCTGTGTTCCCTCATGCTTCTCACACATCTTTCTCTTAATCCGCAGAGCCCCAGATCGGGTCCACCAGGTTACACAGGAGGCCAGTACTCAGAGGCAGGACCTTCAGCAGACAACAAGATGGCTCTTACTGACTTTGGCAGCCTCCGACCCGTGGTGAGGGATGAGCAGCTTGCTTTGGCTTTAAAGATGGACAAAGTTTAACTTTGTGCAATCCAACATCCTAGACAGAGAGCACTTGTTTAATACAAAGCCTCAGTTCTGAGCACTGTAGAGCATGTGAAGCTGATGCAATGCAGTGGATGCCTGAGGGAGATTATTATGTCACCAGACCCAAGCaaaggtattaaaaaaaaacaaaaaaaaacatgtgtacAGGAAAAGTGGAGGATCAGACCAACACTTGTACCAGATATAAAGTCGAATTCTGTGTTAAATGTGAATGTTTGGTTACATGTTACATAAGATAAACTTTTACAGTACGTCATAAAAACTATAGAGCTGAAGTCGTTTCATTCAGAGGCATTTGTCGCACTCTTTTCCAGATTCCCAATGCTCCTCCAGCCTACGAAAAGATTTCTTCAGGACCCCTACCTCCTCCTTATTCCCCCTGAAGGAGGAATACTTAGCGATGTCGACAGAGAAGCGGAAAACATAGAAGAAACTCTTCACCGCTTGCTGTCTGATGAT from Odontesthes bonariensis isolate fOdoBon6 chromosome 22, fOdoBon6.hap1, whole genome shotgun sequence encodes:
- the mlana gene encoding melanoma antigen recognized by T-cells 1; its protein translation is MRFFFFVCVLPLSALQHTAARYLGSEVTQTSVDPVFLRRDSNQRKRSLLSKYPVCLMLCNRTDGMPRGDFNIYFASGRRGNVRAEEAVGIALLVLILAALLILGCWYFKKRSGYKIIRSPRSGPPGYTGGQYSEAGPSADNKMALTDFGSLRPVIPNAPPAYEKISSGPLPPPYSP